A window of the Ogataea parapolymorpha DL-1 chromosome V, whole genome shotgun sequence genome harbors these coding sequences:
- a CDS encoding Mating-type protein A1, translating into MTTSLIGNKNEPSLDSQRREGNLASENCVFARDIRKEGVKVLEDSLRSERNALLAIGAGGAVDRVERHYRRLLDGWEAAIMEIRSNDKYESLWRGFAIEKAEVETEMRKVEKQWPGELDVYKECFVSECFDKKKRRHIPESSKELLEKAFKVKRFPNSKERERIARECGISPLQVRVWFTNKRARSKSRA; encoded by the coding sequence ATGACTACCAGCCTGATAGGCAACAAGAACGAACCTTCTTTAGATAGTCAAAGGAGAGAAGGGAACCTTGCTTCCGAGAATTGCGTGTTTGCCAGAGACATTAGAAAAGAGGGCGTGAAGGTCTTGGAGGATTCTCTGAGATCTGAGAGAAACGCTTTGCTTGCTATCGGTGCGGGAGGTGCAGTAGACCGGGTTGAGCGACACTATAGGAGGCTGTTGGATGGCTGGGAGGCGGCTATCATGGAGATACGCTCCAACGACAAATACGAAAGTCTGTGGCGTGGGTTTGCTATTGAGAAAGCTGAAGTGGAGACGGAAATGAGGAAGGTGGAAAAACAATGGCCAGGAGAACTGGACGTCTACAAAGAGTGTTTTGTTTCAGAGTGCTTTGAtaagaaaaagagaagacATATACCAGAATCGAGCaaagagcttttggaaaaggcATTCAAAGTGAAACGATTCCCCAATTCGAAGGAAAGGGAGAGGATAGCAAGGGAATGCGGGATTAGCCCACTTCAGGTCCGGGTGTGGTTTACCAACAAGCGAGCCAGGAGCAAGTCGAGAGCATAG